A genomic window from Salmo salar chromosome ssa23, Ssal_v3.1, whole genome shotgun sequence includes:
- the LOC106583991 gene encoding SH3-containing GRB2-like protein 3-interacting protein 1 isoform X10: MAEELCTGWFRIVAGSLEIEECKSAIMMEGLKKRTRKAFGIRKKEKGDKDNDSTGSPDREGGDPQEIESSQKKANGAAVNGFSGEIDWDRYNTPTVDDEGYSLRPDEEEGPGSAGSKPPKEHFFSSSESEGEEDHRKKFKIKIKPLPAESANCLAPSVDELKASIGNIALSPSPLRSSPRRSPGLMTKDSGEEIQVARPRRPAPIEVPTLAAPALQVPRSKRAPAVPVPEKKAVPVPEKRAAPVPEDTTALFGPPLETAFGEQKTEVGISEPVVCGVWGAPLPESESLSPDFSFTRPFPTGTPPPLPPKNVPTSPPLTGSPSADAAGLSIKAEGSGRKTSVPNLDNIFGPAEPPAFGEESADKWICFSEEESAASEKPPPSTSPTPPEDPPAPPVPTSPLPLDDPVPASSLSPLPTSPPPLDDPVPAPSLSPLPTSPPPQEKPVSPLPTSPPPTDEPLPPLPTVPPTPKDPTPPPSPLSPKDPTPPPTPTPTVVPTLDLTSSIAPVPPVTSPPSTAPVPSAVPSSPKASTPVSPTSPPAPVEAPSRTIPPPLVLAAEERRSPEAAALPVPPDPPKEDLSETTTTTVSPKDVGQVSRVAPPPPPPPTYRAVVSSPGPTTGGTGSGASSPARPATPSAPSAVVSSPTPPPPPPRPSSRPKLPPGKPSMGDVSRPFSPPFSHSSSPPPIAPLARAESTSSISSNNSLSAATTPTVGKDLTVSVSENDQPSLVWFDRGKFYLTFEGCSRGPSPLTMGAQDTLPVAAAFTETVNAFFKGADPNKHSNLLLPCPCLKVCCEDHSDTATSPNPDCKNFWVNMPNLMTHLKKVAEQKPQATYYNVDMLKYQVSAQGLISTPLNLAASWRCVPTSTDLRIDYKYNGSAMTTPVALNNVQFLIHVDGGVTKLQAVLPPAAWNAEQQRILWKIPDISQKSENGGVGSLLARFQLSEGPSKPSSLAVQFTSEGSTLSGCDIELAGPGYRFSLVKKRFAAGKYLADN; this comes from the exons GGGTTCCCCTGACAGAGAAGGGGGT GATCCCCAAGAGATTGAATCG TCACAGAAGAAGGCCAATGGTGCGGCTGTCAATGGATTCTCTGGAGAGATCGACTGGGACAGATAT AACACCCCTACGGTGGACGATGAAGGTTACAGTCTCAGGCCAGACGAGGAAGAGGGGCCAGGATCAG CTGGCTCCAAACCACCGAAGGAACACTTCTTCTCCTCCAGCGAgtcggagggagaggaggaccacCGGAAAAAGTTTAAGATCAAGATTAAACCTTTACCAGCGGAAAGTGCCAACTGTTTGGCCCCCTCAGTAGATGAACTCAAAGCCTCCATAGGCAACATAGctctgtctccttctcctctg AGGAGTAGTCCG AGACGTAGCCCG GGGTTGATGACAAAGGACTCTG GTGAAGAGATACAGGTAGCTCGGCCAAGACGTCCTGCACCCATCGAGGTCCCCACATTGGCAGCCCCGGCGCTACAAGTTCCCAG AAGTAAGAGAGCCccagcagtaccagtaccagagaagaaagcagtaccagtaccagagaaGAGAGCAGCACCAGTACCAGAGGACACTACAGCCTTATTTGGGCCTCCGCTGGAGACAGCCTTCGGAGAGCAGAAAACTGAAG TGGGTATATCTGAGCCAGTGGTGTGTGGCGTGTGGGGTGCTCCTCTACCTGAGTCTGAGTCACTGAGCCCAGACTTCTCTTTCACAAGACCCTTCCCTACAGGCA CTCCGCCCCCGCTTCCGCCCAAGAATGTCCCGACCTCCCCCCCTCTGACTGGCTCCCCCTCTGCAGATGCTGCTG GTTTGTCAATAAAGGCAGAAGGCTCAGGGAGGAAGACCTCCGTCCCAAATCTGGACAACATTTTCGGCCCAGCGGAACCCCCTGCCTTTGGCGAGGAGTCTGCCGACAAGTGGATCTGCTTCAGCGAGGAGGAATCCGCAGCCTCTGAAAAACCACCCCCTTCAACATCCCCAACCCCTCCAGAAGATCCCCCCGCCCCTCCTgtacccacctcccctctccctctggatGACCCtgtccctgcctcctctctctcccctctccccacctcccctccccctcttgaTGACCCTgtccctgccccctctctctcccctctccccacctcccctcccccacaGGAAAAACCTGTCTCTCCATTACCCACCTCCCCACCCCCTACAGATGAACCACTGCCCCCCCTACCCACTGTCCCACCCACGCCTAAAGACCCTACACCCCCACCCTCACCACTTTCTCCAAAGGACCCTACACCACCCCCCACTCCCACACCCACTGTTGTCCCCACTCTCGACTTAACCTCCAGCATCGCCCCTGTTCCCCCTGTCACCTCACCCCCCAGCACTGCCCCTGTCCCCTCTGCAGTCCCCTCTTCTCCCAAAGCAAGCACACCTGTCTCCCCCACCAGTCCCCCTGCCCCTGTGGAGGCACCCTCACGCACCATCCCCCCGCCCCTCGTCTTGGCCGCGGAGGAACGGAGGAGTCCTGAAGCAGCAGCTCTGCCTGTCCCACCCGACCCTCCAAAAGAGGACCTCAGtgaaaccaccaccaccaccgtgtcACCCAAAGATGTTGGCCAGGTTTCCCGTGTTgcgcctccccctcctccaccccctacaTACAGGGCAGTGGTGTCCTCGCCAGGACCAACGACAGGGGGTACGGGTAGTG GAGCGTCCTCTCCGGCTCGACCTGCTACACCGTCAGCTCCATCAGCTGTTGTCAGCAGCCCCACCCCGCCCCCACCTCCGCCACGCCCTTCCTCACGACCCAAACTGCCTCCTGGGAAACCTAGCATGGGAGACGTG AGCCGGCCTTTTAGTCCCCCGTTCAGTCACTCGTCCAGCCCCCCTCCAATCGCACCCCTGGCTCGGGCCGAGAGCACTTCCTCTATCTCCTCCAACAACTCCTTGAGTGCAGCCACCACCCCCACCGTTGGTAAAgatctcactgtctctgtgtcag AGAATGACCAGCCTTCCCTGGTTTGGTTTGACAGAGGaaagttttatttaacctttgaaG GCTGCTCCAGGGGACCAAGCCCTCTCACCATGGGGGCACAGGACACCCTTCCGGTGGCGGCAGCTTTTACTGAAACAGTCAATGCCTTCTTCAAAGGAGCCGACCCCAACAA ACATTctaacctcctcctcccctgtccctGTCTAAAGGTGTGTTGTGAAGACCACAG TGACACCGCGACATCACCCAACCCTGACTGCAAGAACTTCTGGGTGAACATGCCAAACCTGATGACCCATCTAAAGAAGGTGGCCGAGCAGAAACCCCAGGCCACATACTACAATGTGGACATGCTCAAGTACCAG GTATCAGCGCAGGGCCTCATTTCGACACCCCTGAACCTGGCAGCCAGTTGGCGGTGTGTGCCCACCAGCACGGACCTCCGAATAGACTACAAATACAACGGCAGCGCCATGACAACACCCGTGGCTCTCAACAACGTCCAGTTCCTGATCCACGTGGACGGAGGGGTCACCAAGCTACAGGCTGTGCTTCCCCCCGCCGCATG GAACGCAGAGCAGCAGAGAATCCTGTGGAAGATTCCTGATATTTCCCAGAAATCTGAAAATGGAG GCGTTGGCTCATTGTTGGCACGGTTCCAGCTGTCGGAGGGTCCCAGTAAGCCCTCTTCCCTGGCGGTCCAGTTCACCAGTGAGGGCAGCACCCTGTCAGGCTGCGATATAGAGCTGGCAGGGCCCGGGTACCGCTTCTCACTCGTCAAGAAGAGGTTCGCAGCAG GAAAATACTTGGCAGACAACTGA
- the LOC106583991 gene encoding SH3-containing GRB2-like protein 3-interacting protein 1 isoform X4, giving the protein MAEELCTGWFRIVAGSLEIEECKSAIMMEGLKKRTRKAFGIRKKEKGDKDNDSTGSPDREGGDPQEIESSQKKANGAAVNGFSGEIDWDRYNTPTVDDEGYSLRPDEEEGPGSAGSKPPKEHFFSSSESEGEEDHRKKFKIKIKPLPAESANCLAPSVDELKASIGNIALSPSPLRSSPRRSPGLMTKDSGEEIQVARPRRPAPIEVPTLAAPALQVPRSKRAPAVPVPEKKAVPVPEKRAAPVPEDTTALFGPPLETAFGEQKTEVGISEPVVCGVWGAPLPESESLSPDFSFTRPFPTGTPPPLPPKNVPTSPPLTGSPSADAAGLSIKAEGSGRKTSVPNLDNIFGPAEPPAFGEESADKWICFSEEESAASEKPPPSTSPTPPEDPPAPPVPTSPLPLDDPVPASSLSPLPTSPPPLDDPVPAPSLSPLPTSPPPQEKPVSPLPTSPPPTDEPLPPLPTVPPTPKDPTPPPSPLSPKDPTPPPTPTPTVVPTLDLTSSIAPVPPVTSPPSTAPVPSAVPSSPKASTPVSPTSPPAPVEAPSRTIPPPLVLAAEERRSPEAAALPVPPDPPKEDLSETTTTTVSPKDVGQVSRVAPPPPPPPTYRAVVSSPGPTTGGTGSGASSPARPATPSAPSAVVSSPTPPPPPPRPSSRPKLPPGKPSMGDVSRPFSPPFSHSSSPPPIAPLARAESTSSISSNNSLSAATTPTVENDQPSLVWFDRGKFYLTFEGCSRGPSPLTMGAQDTLPVAAAFTETVNAFFKGADPNKCVVKTTGEMVLSFPAGITRHFANNPSPAVLTFSITNYSRLEHVLPNPQLLCCDTATSPNPDCKNFWVNMPNLMTHLKKVAEQKPQATYYNVDMLKYQVSAQGLISTPLNLAASWRCVPTSTDLRIDYKYNGSAMTTPVALNNVQFLIHVDGGVTKLQAVLPPAAWNAEQQRILWKIPDISQKSENGGVGSLLARFQLSEGPSKPSSLAVQFTSEGSTLSGCDIELAGPGYRFSLVKKRFAAGKYLADN; this is encoded by the exons GGGTTCCCCTGACAGAGAAGGGGGT GATCCCCAAGAGATTGAATCG TCACAGAAGAAGGCCAATGGTGCGGCTGTCAATGGATTCTCTGGAGAGATCGACTGGGACAGATAT AACACCCCTACGGTGGACGATGAAGGTTACAGTCTCAGGCCAGACGAGGAAGAGGGGCCAGGATCAG CTGGCTCCAAACCACCGAAGGAACACTTCTTCTCCTCCAGCGAgtcggagggagaggaggaccacCGGAAAAAGTTTAAGATCAAGATTAAACCTTTACCAGCGGAAAGTGCCAACTGTTTGGCCCCCTCAGTAGATGAACTCAAAGCCTCCATAGGCAACATAGctctgtctccttctcctctg AGGAGTAGTCCG AGACGTAGCCCG GGGTTGATGACAAAGGACTCTG GTGAAGAGATACAGGTAGCTCGGCCAAGACGTCCTGCACCCATCGAGGTCCCCACATTGGCAGCCCCGGCGCTACAAGTTCCCAG AAGTAAGAGAGCCccagcagtaccagtaccagagaagaaagcagtaccagtaccagagaaGAGAGCAGCACCAGTACCAGAGGACACTACAGCCTTATTTGGGCCTCCGCTGGAGACAGCCTTCGGAGAGCAGAAAACTGAAG TGGGTATATCTGAGCCAGTGGTGTGTGGCGTGTGGGGTGCTCCTCTACCTGAGTCTGAGTCACTGAGCCCAGACTTCTCTTTCACAAGACCCTTCCCTACAGGCA CTCCGCCCCCGCTTCCGCCCAAGAATGTCCCGACCTCCCCCCCTCTGACTGGCTCCCCCTCTGCAGATGCTGCTG GTTTGTCAATAAAGGCAGAAGGCTCAGGGAGGAAGACCTCCGTCCCAAATCTGGACAACATTTTCGGCCCAGCGGAACCCCCTGCCTTTGGCGAGGAGTCTGCCGACAAGTGGATCTGCTTCAGCGAGGAGGAATCCGCAGCCTCTGAAAAACCACCCCCTTCAACATCCCCAACCCCTCCAGAAGATCCCCCCGCCCCTCCTgtacccacctcccctctccctctggatGACCCtgtccctgcctcctctctctcccctctccccacctcccctccccctcttgaTGACCCTgtccctgccccctctctctcccctctccccacctcccctcccccacaGGAAAAACCTGTCTCTCCATTACCCACCTCCCCACCCCCTACAGATGAACCACTGCCCCCCCTACCCACTGTCCCACCCACGCCTAAAGACCCTACACCCCCACCCTCACCACTTTCTCCAAAGGACCCTACACCACCCCCCACTCCCACACCCACTGTTGTCCCCACTCTCGACTTAACCTCCAGCATCGCCCCTGTTCCCCCTGTCACCTCACCCCCCAGCACTGCCCCTGTCCCCTCTGCAGTCCCCTCTTCTCCCAAAGCAAGCACACCTGTCTCCCCCACCAGTCCCCCTGCCCCTGTGGAGGCACCCTCACGCACCATCCCCCCGCCCCTCGTCTTGGCCGCGGAGGAACGGAGGAGTCCTGAAGCAGCAGCTCTGCCTGTCCCACCCGACCCTCCAAAAGAGGACCTCAGtgaaaccaccaccaccaccgtgtcACCCAAAGATGTTGGCCAGGTTTCCCGTGTTgcgcctccccctcctccaccccctacaTACAGGGCAGTGGTGTCCTCGCCAGGACCAACGACAGGGGGTACGGGTAGTG GAGCGTCCTCTCCGGCTCGACCTGCTACACCGTCAGCTCCATCAGCTGTTGTCAGCAGCCCCACCCCGCCCCCACCTCCGCCACGCCCTTCCTCACGACCCAAACTGCCTCCTGGGAAACCTAGCATGGGAGACGTG AGCCGGCCTTTTAGTCCCCCGTTCAGTCACTCGTCCAGCCCCCCTCCAATCGCACCCCTGGCTCGGGCCGAGAGCACTTCCTCTATCTCCTCCAACAACTCCTTGAGTGCAGCCACCACCCCCACCGTTG AGAATGACCAGCCTTCCCTGGTTTGGTTTGACAGAGGaaagttttatttaacctttgaaG GCTGCTCCAGGGGACCAAGCCCTCTCACCATGGGGGCACAGGACACCCTTCCGGTGGCGGCAGCTTTTACTGAAACAGTCAATGCCTTCTTCAAAGGAGCCGACCCCAACAA GTGTGTTGTGAAGACCACAGGTGAGATGGTGCTGTCGTTTCCAGCGGGGATCACTCGGCACTTTGCCAATAACCCGTCCCCTGCCGTGCTAACCTTCAGCATAACCAACTACAGCCGGCTGGAGCATGTGCTGCCTAACCCCCAGCTACTCTGTTG TGACACCGCGACATCACCCAACCCTGACTGCAAGAACTTCTGGGTGAACATGCCAAACCTGATGACCCATCTAAAGAAGGTGGCCGAGCAGAAACCCCAGGCCACATACTACAATGTGGACATGCTCAAGTACCAG GTATCAGCGCAGGGCCTCATTTCGACACCCCTGAACCTGGCAGCCAGTTGGCGGTGTGTGCCCACCAGCACGGACCTCCGAATAGACTACAAATACAACGGCAGCGCCATGACAACACCCGTGGCTCTCAACAACGTCCAGTTCCTGATCCACGTGGACGGAGGGGTCACCAAGCTACAGGCTGTGCTTCCCCCCGCCGCATG GAACGCAGAGCAGCAGAGAATCCTGTGGAAGATTCCTGATATTTCCCAGAAATCTGAAAATGGAG GCGTTGGCTCATTGTTGGCACGGTTCCAGCTGTCGGAGGGTCCCAGTAAGCCCTCTTCCCTGGCGGTCCAGTTCACCAGTGAGGGCAGCACCCTGTCAGGCTGCGATATAGAGCTGGCAGGGCCCGGGTACCGCTTCTCACTCGTCAAGAAGAGGTTCGCAGCAG GAAAATACTTGGCAGACAACTGA
- the LOC106583991 gene encoding SH3-containing GRB2-like protein 3-interacting protein 1 isoform X9 — MMEGLKKRTRKAFGIRKKEKGDKDNDSTGSPDREGGSQKKANGAAVNGFSGEIDWDRYNTPTVDDEGYSLRPDEEEGPGSAGSKPPKEHFFSSSESEGEEDHRKKFKIKIKPLPAESANCLAPSVDELKASIGNIALSPSPLRSSPRRSPGLMTKDSGEEIQVARPRRPAPIEVPTLAAPALQVPRSKRAPAVPVPEKKAVPVPEKRAAPVPEDTTALFGPPLETAFGEQKTEVGISEPVVCGVWGAPLPESESLSPDFSFTRPFPTGTPPPLPPKNVPTSPPLTGSPSADAAGLSIKAEGSGRKTSVPNLDNIFGPAEPPAFGEESADKWICFSEEESAASEKPPPSTSPTPPEDPPAPPVPTSPLPLDDPVPASSLSPLPTSPPPLDDPVPAPSLSPLPTSPPPQEKPVSPLPTSPPPTDEPLPPLPTVPPTPKDPTPPPSPLSPKDPTPPPTPTPTVVPTLDLTSSIAPVPPVTSPPSTAPVPSAVPSSPKASTPVSPTSPPAPVEAPSRTIPPPLVLAAEERRSPEAAALPVPPDPPKEDLSETTTTTVSPKDVGQVSRVAPPPPPPPTYRAVVSSPGPTTGGTGSGASSPARPATPSAPSAVVSSPTPPPPPPRPSSRPKLPPGKPSMGDVSRPFSPPFSHSSSPPPIAPLARAESTSSISSNNSLSAATTPTVGKDLTVSVSENDQPSLVWFDRGKFYLTFEGCSRGPSPLTMGAQDTLPVAAAFTETVNAFFKGADPNKCVVKTTGEMVLSFPAGITRHFANNPSPAVLTFSITNYSRLEHVLPNPQLLCCDTATSPNPDCKNFWVNMPNLMTHLKKVAEQKPQATYYNVDMLKYQVSAQGLISTPLNLAASWRCVPTSTDLRIDYKYNGSAMTTPVALNNVQFLIHVDGGVTKLQAVLPPAAWNAEQQRILWKIPDISQKSENGGVGSLLARFQLSEGPSKPSSLAVQFTSEGSTLSGCDIELAGPGYRFSLVKKRFAAGKYLADN; from the exons GGGTTCCCCTGACAGAGAAGGGGGT TCACAGAAGAAGGCCAATGGTGCGGCTGTCAATGGATTCTCTGGAGAGATCGACTGGGACAGATAT AACACCCCTACGGTGGACGATGAAGGTTACAGTCTCAGGCCAGACGAGGAAGAGGGGCCAGGATCAG CTGGCTCCAAACCACCGAAGGAACACTTCTTCTCCTCCAGCGAgtcggagggagaggaggaccacCGGAAAAAGTTTAAGATCAAGATTAAACCTTTACCAGCGGAAAGTGCCAACTGTTTGGCCCCCTCAGTAGATGAACTCAAAGCCTCCATAGGCAACATAGctctgtctccttctcctctg AGGAGTAGTCCG AGACGTAGCCCG GGGTTGATGACAAAGGACTCTG GTGAAGAGATACAGGTAGCTCGGCCAAGACGTCCTGCACCCATCGAGGTCCCCACATTGGCAGCCCCGGCGCTACAAGTTCCCAG AAGTAAGAGAGCCccagcagtaccagtaccagagaagaaagcagtaccagtaccagagaaGAGAGCAGCACCAGTACCAGAGGACACTACAGCCTTATTTGGGCCTCCGCTGGAGACAGCCTTCGGAGAGCAGAAAACTGAAG TGGGTATATCTGAGCCAGTGGTGTGTGGCGTGTGGGGTGCTCCTCTACCTGAGTCTGAGTCACTGAGCCCAGACTTCTCTTTCACAAGACCCTTCCCTACAGGCA CTCCGCCCCCGCTTCCGCCCAAGAATGTCCCGACCTCCCCCCCTCTGACTGGCTCCCCCTCTGCAGATGCTGCTG GTTTGTCAATAAAGGCAGAAGGCTCAGGGAGGAAGACCTCCGTCCCAAATCTGGACAACATTTTCGGCCCAGCGGAACCCCCTGCCTTTGGCGAGGAGTCTGCCGACAAGTGGATCTGCTTCAGCGAGGAGGAATCCGCAGCCTCTGAAAAACCACCCCCTTCAACATCCCCAACCCCTCCAGAAGATCCCCCCGCCCCTCCTgtacccacctcccctctccctctggatGACCCtgtccctgcctcctctctctcccctctccccacctcccctccccctcttgaTGACCCTgtccctgccccctctctctcccctctccccacctcccctcccccacaGGAAAAACCTGTCTCTCCATTACCCACCTCCCCACCCCCTACAGATGAACCACTGCCCCCCCTACCCACTGTCCCACCCACGCCTAAAGACCCTACACCCCCACCCTCACCACTTTCTCCAAAGGACCCTACACCACCCCCCACTCCCACACCCACTGTTGTCCCCACTCTCGACTTAACCTCCAGCATCGCCCCTGTTCCCCCTGTCACCTCACCCCCCAGCACTGCCCCTGTCCCCTCTGCAGTCCCCTCTTCTCCCAAAGCAAGCACACCTGTCTCCCCCACCAGTCCCCCTGCCCCTGTGGAGGCACCCTCACGCACCATCCCCCCGCCCCTCGTCTTGGCCGCGGAGGAACGGAGGAGTCCTGAAGCAGCAGCTCTGCCTGTCCCACCCGACCCTCCAAAAGAGGACCTCAGtgaaaccaccaccaccaccgtgtcACCCAAAGATGTTGGCCAGGTTTCCCGTGTTgcgcctccccctcctccaccccctacaTACAGGGCAGTGGTGTCCTCGCCAGGACCAACGACAGGGGGTACGGGTAGTG GAGCGTCCTCTCCGGCTCGACCTGCTACACCGTCAGCTCCATCAGCTGTTGTCAGCAGCCCCACCCCGCCCCCACCTCCGCCACGCCCTTCCTCACGACCCAAACTGCCTCCTGGGAAACCTAGCATGGGAGACGTG AGCCGGCCTTTTAGTCCCCCGTTCAGTCACTCGTCCAGCCCCCCTCCAATCGCACCCCTGGCTCGGGCCGAGAGCACTTCCTCTATCTCCTCCAACAACTCCTTGAGTGCAGCCACCACCCCCACCGTTGGTAAAgatctcactgtctctgtgtcag AGAATGACCAGCCTTCCCTGGTTTGGTTTGACAGAGGaaagttttatttaacctttgaaG GCTGCTCCAGGGGACCAAGCCCTCTCACCATGGGGGCACAGGACACCCTTCCGGTGGCGGCAGCTTTTACTGAAACAGTCAATGCCTTCTTCAAAGGAGCCGACCCCAACAA GTGTGTTGTGAAGACCACAGGTGAGATGGTGCTGTCGTTTCCAGCGGGGATCACTCGGCACTTTGCCAATAACCCGTCCCCTGCCGTGCTAACCTTCAGCATAACCAACTACAGCCGGCTGGAGCATGTGCTGCCTAACCCCCAGCTACTCTGTTG TGACACCGCGACATCACCCAACCCTGACTGCAAGAACTTCTGGGTGAACATGCCAAACCTGATGACCCATCTAAAGAAGGTGGCCGAGCAGAAACCCCAGGCCACATACTACAATGTGGACATGCTCAAGTACCAG GTATCAGCGCAGGGCCTCATTTCGACACCCCTGAACCTGGCAGCCAGTTGGCGGTGTGTGCCCACCAGCACGGACCTCCGAATAGACTACAAATACAACGGCAGCGCCATGACAACACCCGTGGCTCTCAACAACGTCCAGTTCCTGATCCACGTGGACGGAGGGGTCACCAAGCTACAGGCTGTGCTTCCCCCCGCCGCATG GAACGCAGAGCAGCAGAGAATCCTGTGGAAGATTCCTGATATTTCCCAGAAATCTGAAAATGGAG GCGTTGGCTCATTGTTGGCACGGTTCCAGCTGTCGGAGGGTCCCAGTAAGCCCTCTTCCCTGGCGGTCCAGTTCACCAGTGAGGGCAGCACCCTGTCAGGCTGCGATATAGAGCTGGCAGGGCCCGGGTACCGCTTCTCACTCGTCAAGAAGAGGTTCGCAGCAG GAAAATACTTGGCAGACAACTGA